In one Cyclopterus lumpus isolate fCycLum1 chromosome 22, fCycLum1.pri, whole genome shotgun sequence genomic region, the following are encoded:
- the lbh gene encoding protein LBH yields MSVFSPQIYCPVFVPSRDMTEVMINSTPMEDMRLSPSKDRLSFQIFPDPSDFERCCKLKDRLPSIVVEPTEGEVESGELRWPPEEFLISEADEEEEQQAVQAQNNGSIQNGQPTQNSQH; encoded by the exons ATGTCTGTATTTTCCCCGCAGATATACTG CCCAGTGTTTGTGCCCAGTCGAGATATGACTGAGGTGATGATCAACAGCACCCCCATGGAGGACATGAGGCTCAGCCCCAGTAAGGACAGACTCTCCTTCCAG ATATTTCCAGACCCCTCGGACTTTGAGCGTTGCTGTAAGCTCAAAGATCGTCTGCCATCCATCGTGGTTGAGCCGACAGAGGGAGAAGTCGAGAGTGGGGAGCTCCGCTGGCCTCCTGAGGAGTTTCTGATCAGTGAGgcggatgaagaggaagagcagcaggcaGTGCAAGCACAGAATAATGGCAGCATCCAAAACGGACAGCCAACACAGAATTCTCAGCACTAG
- the lclat1 gene encoding lysocardiolipin acyltransferase 1 isoform X1: MAVSVRGLYFVVTLFLGSFFGSVFMLGPVLPLMLLSPAWYRWITDRIVATWLTLPVSLLELVFGVKVVITGDGFIPGERSVIIMNHRTRLDWMFLWCCLLRYSYLRLEKICLKAALKAVPGFGWAMQMACFVFIQRRWEEDKKHLANMLDYFCDIREPLQLLLFPEGTDLTENTKATSDVFAAQNNLPKFEYVLHPRSTGFTFIVDRLRKGDNLDAVHDITVAYPKNIPQTERHLILGHFPREIHFHVRRFPVASLPPSSDLESWCRERWVEKESRLRDFYSGQHRGFDRDGVVLVPPCKTELRVSLIKAASLLYWSSFIALCFTGLWLWAPFRIYFLVMVGVFMAQQKLIGGLELLELACHKYWKAMAASVDEKSKAQDRKMQ, from the exons ATGGCTGTGTCGGTGCGAGGCCTGTACTTTGTGGTGACCCTGTTTTTGGGTAGTTTCTTTGGAAGTGTCTTCATGCTGGGTCCAGTGTTGCCTCTCATGCTGCTGTCTCCTGCTTGGTACCGCTGGATCACCGATCGCATCGTCGCTACCTGGCTCACCCTGCCTGTG TCGTTGCTGGAGCTGGTATTTGGGGTGAAGGTGGTGATAACGGGCGATGGCTTCATTCCGGGTGAGCGAAGTGTGATCATCATGAACCACCGCACCCGACTGGACTGGATGTTTCTTTGGTGTTGTCTGCTCAGGTACAGCTACCTTCGTCTGGAGAAGATCTGCCTCAAGGCTGCGCTGAAGGCCGTGCCTGGCTTTG GCTGGGCGATGCAGATGGCCTGCTTTGTCTTCATTCAGCGTCGTtgggaggaggacaagaagcaCTTGGCGAACATGCTGGACTACTTCTGCGACATCAGAGAacccctgcagctgctgctgttccCGGAGGGCACAGACCTCACCg AAAATACAAAAGCAACGAGTGATGTGTTCGCTGCCCAGAACAACCTGCCGAAATTCGAGTATGTGCTGCATCCCCGCAGCACTGGATTCACCTTCATTGTGGACAGACTACGAAAAg GAGATAACCTGGATGCTGTCCATGATATTACTGTGGCATACCCCAAGAACATCCCTCAGACAGAACGACACCTCATCCTGGGACATTTCCCCCGTGAGATCCACTTCCACGTCCGCCGCTTCCCTGTGGCTTCCCTGCCCCCCTCCTCCGACCTGGAGTCTTGGTGTCGAGAGCGCTGGGTTGAGAAAGAAAGCCGACTGCGGGACTTCTACTCAGGCCAGCACCGGGGCTTTGATAGGGACGGTGTTGTACTTGTGCCACCTTGTAAGACGGAGCTGCGAGTGTCTCTGATCAAAGCTGCCTCACTGCTGTACTGGAGCAGTTTCATTGCTCTGTGCTTCACTGGCCTGTGGCTGTGGGCTCCGTTCAGGATCTACTTCCTGGTCATGGTTGGAGTATTTATGGCCCAGCAGAAGTTGATTGGCGggctggagctgctggagttGGCCTGCCATAAATACTGGAAGGCCATGGCTGCCTCCGTGGATGAGAAGAGTAAGGCGCAAGATAGGAAGATGCAGTGA
- the lclat1 gene encoding lysocardiolipin acyltransferase 1 isoform X2 translates to MNHRTRLDWMFLWCCLLRYSYLRLEKICLKAALKAVPGFGWAMQMACFVFIQRRWEEDKKHLANMLDYFCDIREPLQLLLFPEGTDLTENTKATSDVFAAQNNLPKFEYVLHPRSTGFTFIVDRLRKGDNLDAVHDITVAYPKNIPQTERHLILGHFPREIHFHVRRFPVASLPPSSDLESWCRERWVEKESRLRDFYSGQHRGFDRDGVVLVPPCKTELRVSLIKAASLLYWSSFIALCFTGLWLWAPFRIYFLVMVGVFMAQQKLIGGLELLELACHKYWKAMAASVDEKSKAQDRKMQ, encoded by the exons ATGAACCACCGCACCCGACTGGACTGGATGTTTCTTTGGTGTTGTCTGCTCAGGTACAGCTACCTTCGTCTGGAGAAGATCTGCCTCAAGGCTGCGCTGAAGGCCGTGCCTGGCTTTG GCTGGGCGATGCAGATGGCCTGCTTTGTCTTCATTCAGCGTCGTtgggaggaggacaagaagcaCTTGGCGAACATGCTGGACTACTTCTGCGACATCAGAGAacccctgcagctgctgctgttccCGGAGGGCACAGACCTCACCg AAAATACAAAAGCAACGAGTGATGTGTTCGCTGCCCAGAACAACCTGCCGAAATTCGAGTATGTGCTGCATCCCCGCAGCACTGGATTCACCTTCATTGTGGACAGACTACGAAAAg GAGATAACCTGGATGCTGTCCATGATATTACTGTGGCATACCCCAAGAACATCCCTCAGACAGAACGACACCTCATCCTGGGACATTTCCCCCGTGAGATCCACTTCCACGTCCGCCGCTTCCCTGTGGCTTCCCTGCCCCCCTCCTCCGACCTGGAGTCTTGGTGTCGAGAGCGCTGGGTTGAGAAAGAAAGCCGACTGCGGGACTTCTACTCAGGCCAGCACCGGGGCTTTGATAGGGACGGTGTTGTACTTGTGCCACCTTGTAAGACGGAGCTGCGAGTGTCTCTGATCAAAGCTGCCTCACTGCTGTACTGGAGCAGTTTCATTGCTCTGTGCTTCACTGGCCTGTGGCTGTGGGCTCCGTTCAGGATCTACTTCCTGGTCATGGTTGGAGTATTTATGGCCCAGCAGAAGTTGATTGGCGggctggagctgctggagttGGCCTGCCATAAATACTGGAAGGCCATGGCTGCCTCCGTGGATGAGAAGAGTAAGGCGCAAGATAGGAAGATGCAGTGA
- the lclat1 gene encoding lysocardiolipin acyltransferase 1 isoform X3 — translation MQMACFVFIQRRWEEDKKHLANMLDYFCDIREPLQLLLFPEGTDLTENTKATSDVFAAQNNLPKFEYVLHPRSTGFTFIVDRLRKGDNLDAVHDITVAYPKNIPQTERHLILGHFPREIHFHVRRFPVASLPPSSDLESWCRERWVEKESRLRDFYSGQHRGFDRDGVVLVPPCKTELRVSLIKAASLLYWSSFIALCFTGLWLWAPFRIYFLVMVGVFMAQQKLIGGLELLELACHKYWKAMAASVDEKSKAQDRKMQ, via the exons ATGCAGATGGCCTGCTTTGTCTTCATTCAGCGTCGTtgggaggaggacaagaagcaCTTGGCGAACATGCTGGACTACTTCTGCGACATCAGAGAacccctgcagctgctgctgttccCGGAGGGCACAGACCTCACCg AAAATACAAAAGCAACGAGTGATGTGTTCGCTGCCCAGAACAACCTGCCGAAATTCGAGTATGTGCTGCATCCCCGCAGCACTGGATTCACCTTCATTGTGGACAGACTACGAAAAg GAGATAACCTGGATGCTGTCCATGATATTACTGTGGCATACCCCAAGAACATCCCTCAGACAGAACGACACCTCATCCTGGGACATTTCCCCCGTGAGATCCACTTCCACGTCCGCCGCTTCCCTGTGGCTTCCCTGCCCCCCTCCTCCGACCTGGAGTCTTGGTGTCGAGAGCGCTGGGTTGAGAAAGAAAGCCGACTGCGGGACTTCTACTCAGGCCAGCACCGGGGCTTTGATAGGGACGGTGTTGTACTTGTGCCACCTTGTAAGACGGAGCTGCGAGTGTCTCTGATCAAAGCTGCCTCACTGCTGTACTGGAGCAGTTTCATTGCTCTGTGCTTCACTGGCCTGTGGCTGTGGGCTCCGTTCAGGATCTACTTCCTGGTCATGGTTGGAGTATTTATGGCCCAGCAGAAGTTGATTGGCGggctggagctgctggagttGGCCTGCCATAAATACTGGAAGGCCATGGCTGCCTCCGTGGATGAGAAGAGTAAGGCGCAAGATAGGAAGATGCAGTGA